A part of Streptomyces sp. NBC_01235 genomic DNA contains:
- a CDS encoding SigE family RNA polymerase sigma factor, translating into MGDRKQDRDTEFQAFVVGRWPGLMRTAFLLTGEQHAAEDLVQSTLEQVYVAWRRVGAADEPEAYVRRVMINAHARKYRRKLREFLAPRGDDSGLAHEVADTGDLIARADDRHTLLKALAELPPRQREAVVLRYWEDLTETQTAEAMGCSVGAVKSNAAKGIAKLRAIPELTDTVTYGGRK; encoded by the coding sequence ATGGGGGATCGGAAGCAGGACAGGGACACGGAGTTCCAGGCTTTCGTCGTCGGCCGCTGGCCGGGGCTGATGCGCACGGCATTTCTCCTCACGGGGGAACAGCACGCCGCGGAGGACCTGGTCCAGTCGACGCTGGAACAGGTCTACGTGGCCTGGCGCAGAGTAGGGGCGGCCGACGAACCGGAGGCGTACGTACGGCGCGTGATGATCAACGCGCATGCCCGCAAGTACCGCAGGAAGCTCCGCGAGTTCCTCGCTCCGAGGGGCGACGACTCGGGCCTCGCGCACGAGGTCGCCGACACCGGCGACCTGATCGCCCGGGCCGACGACCGGCACACCCTGCTGAAGGCGCTGGCCGAGCTGCCGCCGCGGCAGCGGGAGGCGGTGGTGCTGCGTTACTGGGAGGACCTGACCGAGACACAGACGGCCGAGGCGATGGGCTGTTCGGTCGGCGCGGTGAAGAGCAACGCGGCCAAGGGGATCGCGAAACTCCGCGCCATACCGGAACTGACGGACACAGTGACGTACGGAGGGCGGAAGTGA
- a CDS encoding N-acetylmuramoyl-L-alanine amidase has product MSYAGSNPDPFEPSDPFGPPRLRRSPLRRPLTVALAALVPGALLGWLAYDTLGGTGTGTGGDSGPDRGAGAAASSSTLRSPTDDATGDDATGDGKQGAGSTASTAPASLKGKVVVIDPGHNPGNVQHTADINRKVDIGTHWKECDTTGTSTNSGYSEAEFTLDVAHRLRTLLQRQGATVKLTQDGDRPYGPCVDERARIGNAAHADAVVSIHADGAGAGDRGFHVILPGAVHEGAADTRAVVGPSKALGKLLAGDFARTTGSSPSNYIGDGTGLVTREDLGGLNLSTVPKVFIECGNMRDSKDAALLTSGAWRQKAAQGISEGIVSFLRG; this is encoded by the coding sequence GTGTCGTACGCAGGCTCGAACCCCGACCCCTTCGAACCCTCCGACCCCTTCGGCCCCCCGCGGCTGCGCCGCTCCCCGCTGCGCCGCCCCCTGACCGTGGCGCTCGCCGCGCTCGTGCCCGGGGCGCTGCTGGGGTGGCTGGCGTACGACACGCTGGGCGGCACCGGTACCGGGACGGGCGGGGACAGCGGACCGGACCGGGGGGCGGGGGCGGCGGCCTCGTCGTCCACACTGCGCTCCCCCACCGACGACGCGACCGGCGACGACGCGACCGGCGACGGGAAGCAGGGCGCCGGCAGTACCGCCTCGACCGCGCCCGCCTCCCTCAAGGGCAAGGTCGTCGTCATCGACCCCGGCCACAACCCCGGCAACGTCCAGCACACCGCCGACATCAACCGCAAGGTGGACATCGGCACCCACTGGAAGGAGTGCGACACGACGGGGACGTCCACGAACTCCGGTTACAGCGAGGCCGAGTTCACGCTGGACGTGGCCCACCGGCTGCGCACCCTGCTGCAACGGCAGGGCGCCACGGTGAAGCTGACGCAGGACGGGGACCGGCCGTACGGACCGTGTGTCGACGAGCGCGCCCGGATCGGGAACGCGGCGCACGCCGACGCGGTCGTCTCGATCCACGCCGACGGCGCCGGGGCCGGCGATCGCGGCTTCCACGTGATCCTGCCGGGCGCGGTGCACGAGGGTGCCGCCGACACCCGTGCCGTCGTCGGCCCGTCGAAGGCCCTCGGGAAGCTGCTCGCGGGCGACTTCGCGCGCACGACGGGCAGTTCACCGTCCAACTACATCGGCGACGGAACCGGTCTCGTCACGCGTGAGGACCTGGGCGGTCTCAATCTGTCAACGGTTCCCAAGGTGTTCATCGAGTGCGGCAACATGCGCGATAGCAAGGACGCGGCGCTGCTGACCAGTGGCGCCTGGCGGCAGAAGGCGGCGCAGGGAATCTCTGAGGGAATCGTGAGTTTCCTGCGGGGGTAG